One Streptomyces sp. NBC_00554 DNA segment encodes these proteins:
- a CDS encoding GNAT family N-acetyltransferase, with amino-acid sequence MRGAPPIPPTGVTYEQDGPLLRIVGQFRGLVSGPRELGVGGAELDRLIARQRDYFAGRGEAVEWKTRGHDHPADLTERLRAAGFVPEERETVVVGLAEEMAVRQPVAPEGVVVRRVTADLDMHRIAAMESAVWGEDWSWLADDLIGRIDAAPDEIAVYVAEAGGEVVSAAWLVFRAGTEFASLWGGSTLSEWRGRGIYRALVATRAALATARGVRFLHVDASDDSAPILRRLGFHAVTTTTPYVWTPPADSPAPPLK; translated from the coding sequence ATGCGCGGCGCCCCTCCCATCCCTCCCACGGGAGTCACGTACGAACAGGACGGGCCGCTGCTCCGGATCGTCGGGCAGTTCCGCGGGCTCGTCAGCGGGCCGCGCGAGCTCGGAGTGGGCGGGGCGGAACTCGATCGCCTGATCGCCCGGCAGCGGGACTACTTCGCCGGGCGCGGTGAGGCGGTGGAGTGGAAGACGCGGGGACATGATCACCCCGCCGATCTCACGGAACGGCTGCGCGCCGCGGGTTTCGTGCCCGAGGAGCGGGAGACGGTGGTCGTCGGGCTCGCGGAGGAGATGGCCGTACGGCAGCCGGTCGCGCCGGAGGGTGTCGTCGTGCGGCGGGTCACCGCGGACCTGGACATGCACCGGATCGCCGCGATGGAGTCGGCCGTGTGGGGGGAGGACTGGAGCTGGCTCGCCGACGACCTGATCGGCCGGATCGACGCCGCCCCCGACGAGATCGCCGTGTACGTCGCGGAAGCCGGCGGTGAGGTGGTCTCCGCGGCCTGGCTAGTCTTCCGTGCGGGCACCGAGTTCGCGAGCCTGTGGGGCGGCTCGACACTGTCTGAGTGGCGGGGCCGGGGCATCTACCGTGCCCTGGTCGCCACCCGCGCCGCCCTCGCCACCGCCCGCGGCGTCCGCTTCCTCCACGTGGACGCCTCCGACGACAGCGCCCCGATCCTGCGGCGGCTGGGCTTCCATGCCGTGACCACGACCACGCCGTATGTGTGGACGCCCCCGGCGGACTCCCCGGCGCCGCCGCTAAAGTAA
- a CDS encoding GNAT family N-acetyltransferase — MDKIVRAWVDGWVVSRGAAPPMVEPWGYTVDVGQPEHVSRHVLGMTNEAVEEATVRKVADGVTGAGVWLKVFAEPSTVGPWLGEGWWVDPEPGYLMSVPLAGAPGRATQDGHALDVSVPDGYRLRTWSRGGVTRVLLAAPDGSWAARGQIAPTGETAVVDQIETSARHRRRGFGRLVMRTLTHAAVAQGAVTGVLGGTPDGRALYESLGWRVEATLTSAKFTGGA, encoded by the coding sequence GTGGACAAGATCGTACGGGCCTGGGTCGACGGCTGGGTCGTCTCGCGCGGGGCGGCTCCGCCGATGGTCGAGCCGTGGGGATACACGGTCGACGTGGGGCAGCCGGAGCACGTCTCGCGGCACGTTCTCGGGATGACGAACGAAGCGGTCGAGGAGGCGACGGTCCGGAAGGTCGCCGACGGGGTGACCGGGGCCGGGGTGTGGCTCAAGGTGTTCGCCGAGCCGTCCACCGTCGGGCCCTGGCTCGGCGAGGGCTGGTGGGTCGACCCCGAGCCCGGCTATCTGATGTCGGTGCCGCTCGCCGGCGCGCCCGGGCGAGCCACCCAGGACGGCCACGCCCTCGACGTATCCGTCCCCGACGGCTACCGCCTGCGCACCTGGTCTCGCGGCGGCGTCACCCGCGTCCTGCTCGCCGCGCCCGACGGCTCCTGGGCCGCGCGCGGCCAGATCGCCCCCACGGGCGAGACCGCGGTGGTCGACCAGATAGAGACGTCCGCGCGGCACCGCAGGCGAGGGTTCGGCCGCCTGGTGATGCGCACGCTGACGCACGCGGCGGTCGCGCAGGGCGCCGTGACCGGCGTACTGGGCGGAACGCCGGATGGGCGGGCGCTGTACGAGTCTCTCGGGTGGCGCGTGGAGGCGACGCTGACGAGCGCGAAGTTCACGGGCGGCGCCTGA
- a CDS encoding RNA polymerase sigma factor, whose product MTSTPAQGTADDPPGPPASTYDAELIQAVAAGDPYALHRLMVRNSPWLQARLLQRRIALDVVDDVLQETFIAVNYSAGTYRDGNARGWLWTIAQRKLVDQLRKRGRLDAAVEREGALARSATTLVAPSAEDAALGTQLTGTSVGDALTTLPDDAREILTLRYVDGFSVRETAERLGISQGTVKSRASRACEELRGRLGALRRQGGERR is encoded by the coding sequence ATGACGTCAACTCCGGCCCAGGGGACGGCGGACGACCCGCCCGGCCCGCCGGCCTCCACGTACGACGCAGAACTGATCCAGGCCGTCGCGGCGGGCGACCCGTACGCCCTGCACCGGCTGATGGTCCGCAACAGCCCCTGGTTGCAGGCGAGACTGCTTCAGCGCCGTATCGCGCTGGACGTGGTCGACGACGTACTGCAGGAAACGTTCATCGCGGTGAACTACAGCGCGGGGACCTACCGCGACGGCAACGCGCGCGGCTGGCTGTGGACCATCGCCCAGCGCAAGCTCGTCGACCAGTTGCGTAAACGCGGCCGACTTGACGCGGCCGTCGAGCGTGAGGGGGCGCTGGCCCGCTCGGCCACCACTCTGGTCGCGCCCTCCGCCGAGGACGCCGCCCTGGGCACGCAGCTCACCGGCACCTCCGTCGGCGACGCGCTGACGACCCTGCCCGACGACGCGCGGGAGATCCTGACGCTCCGCTATGTCGACGGCTTCAGCGTGCGCGAGACGGCGGAGCGGCTCGGCATCAGCCAGGGCACGGTGAAGAGCCGGGCCAGCCGCGCCTGCGAAGAACTCCGAGGCCGGCTGGGCGCGTTGCGCCGCCAAGGGGGTGAACGACGATGA
- a CDS encoding zf-HC2 domain-containing protein, whose product MTAGCPPHEWLVRYALGEPTGPDRRQGPGTGPDPGLAAAEAHLDACDDCTRIIVRQVRRGPYAAHLDALHVRVMTAVDSPPRRPLPLGSPSRHSLPGLSAAPALRWSWAAALLGVCATGVVLAQLAGARDLSTGWLLPWLLMCAPLLPLLGVAMSYGPQADPFHEVAAVSPSGGIKLLLWRTGQILAVCLPVLTLTGFLLPRGQVPLSAAAWLLPSLGLTLATLALGSWLGCGPAAVLTGGGWLAAVGVPVAARLMVDPAVRPRIEVALLLDALSPLMSPTAQGGWALGAGVCCVVLFARRRAFGGAVGAC is encoded by the coding sequence ATGACCGCCGGATGCCCACCGCACGAGTGGCTCGTTCGATACGCGCTCGGCGAGCCGACGGGTCCGGACCGGCGTCAGGGACCGGGCACAGGCCCGGATCCGGGGCTCGCCGCGGCAGAGGCGCATCTGGACGCCTGCGACGACTGCACGCGGATCATCGTCCGGCAGGTGCGCCGCGGCCCGTACGCGGCACATCTCGACGCCTTGCACGTCCGAGTCATGACGGCCGTGGATTCACCGCCCCGCCGCCCGCTGCCCCTCGGCTCACCGTCCCGCCACTCGTTGCCCGGACTGAGCGCCGCCCCCGCCCTGCGCTGGTCCTGGGCGGCGGCGCTCCTCGGCGTCTGCGCCACCGGGGTCGTACTGGCGCAGCTGGCCGGGGCACGGGATCTGAGCACCGGGTGGCTGCTTCCGTGGCTGCTGATGTGCGCTCCCCTGCTGCCGCTGCTGGGCGTGGCCATGAGCTACGGGCCGCAGGCCGACCCCTTCCACGAGGTGGCCGCGGTCTCGCCGTCCGGCGGGATCAAACTGCTGCTGTGGCGTACCGGCCAGATCCTCGCCGTCTGTCTGCCGGTGCTGACGCTGACGGGCTTCCTGCTCCCGCGCGGCCAGGTGCCGCTGTCCGCCGCGGCCTGGCTGCTGCCCTCCCTCGGTCTGACCCTGGCCACGCTGGCGCTCGGCTCGTGGCTGGGCTGCGGGCCGGCCGCGGTGCTGACGGGCGGTGGCTGGCTGGCGGCGGTGGGGGTACCGGTGGCGGCACGGCTGATGGTGGACCCTGCGGTACGTCCCCGGATCGAAGTGGCGTTGCTGCTCGATGCCCTGTCGCCGCTCATGAGCCCTACGGCGCAGGGAGGGTGGGCGCTGGGTGCCGGGGTCTGCTGTGTGGTGCTGTTCGCCCGTCGTCGCGCGTTCGGCGGGGCGGTGGGGGCGTGCTGA
- a CDS encoding ATP-binding cassette domain-containing protein, with protein MITADDLTIRHRRRTAVDGITLHLSTGVHGLLGPNGAGKTSLMRVLATAASPSAGRLGLLGEDPTHYAGIQAVRRQLGYLPQEFGVYRHFTVREFLGYAAWLKDVPGREVPLAVERAAHRTDLTDRLDTRLRTLSGGMKQRVGIAQAVVNDPALLLLDEPTTGLDPRQRERFHALLREIGREATVVVSTHLMEDVTGACDDVTVLASGRIRFHGPVAALAAAGGYSAVVGDGGD; from the coding sequence GTGATCACCGCGGACGACCTGACCATTCGACACCGCCGCAGGACCGCCGTCGACGGCATCACCCTCCACCTCTCCACCGGGGTCCACGGCCTCCTGGGCCCGAACGGCGCCGGAAAGACGTCGCTGATGCGGGTCCTGGCCACCGCCGCTTCCCCCTCCGCGGGACGCCTCGGCCTCCTGGGCGAGGACCCCACGCACTACGCGGGAATCCAGGCGGTAAGACGCCAACTCGGCTATCTACCGCAGGAGTTCGGGGTGTACCGGCACTTCACGGTGCGGGAGTTCCTCGGTTACGCGGCCTGGCTGAAGGACGTACCCGGCCGCGAAGTCCCGCTGGCCGTGGAACGCGCCGCGCACCGCACCGACCTCACCGACCGCCTCGACACGAGGCTGCGCACGCTCAGCGGAGGCATGAAACAGCGCGTCGGAATCGCCCAGGCCGTGGTGAACGACCCCGCGCTGCTCCTGCTCGACGAGCCCACGACCGGCCTCGACCCCCGTCAGCGCGAGCGGTTCCACGCCCTCCTGCGCGAGATCGGCCGGGAGGCGACCGTGGTCGTGTCGACCCACCTCATGGAGGACGTCACCGGTGCCTGCGACGACGTGACCGTACTGGCGTCCGGCAGGATCCGCTTCCACGGACCGGTCGCCGCCCTCGCGGCGGCCGGCGGCTACTCGGCCGTGGTGGGGGACGGCGGCGATTGA
- a CDS encoding rhomboid-like protein — protein sequence MDRSGSERAEAAASGVPVTGAPVLEAPAVVDGVDAPLLDGVPRQRRDSFAEGVRECERVASPRATRPVPIRPWRLLPTPTATPFTFAYAAVLVVTSLVAEYASPSLVHALHQASSTDVAHLVRTPVLVLIASALWIAGGMFSPYAIGFLLVLTALERRIGGARTAGVFLLGHVIATLATEVPVGLAVLAGQLPDSSLHRLDYGVSFGVAASVGALAGLLTPWLRWPLLITFGGMLVADLIAFTDPMTNWGHVMSLAIGVAAWPLVRRRRRARGRSSGWARLQSPPSPTTAE from the coding sequence GTGGACCGGAGTGGGAGTGAGCGGGCCGAGGCCGCGGCTTCCGGGGTGCCCGTCACCGGGGCCCCGGTCCTTGAGGCGCCGGCTGTCGTGGACGGCGTCGATGCGCCGCTGCTGGACGGAGTGCCGCGGCAGCGACGCGACTCCTTCGCGGAGGGCGTGCGCGAGTGCGAGCGCGTCGCCTCACCGCGGGCTACCCGCCCTGTGCCGATACGCCCCTGGCGGCTGCTCCCCACCCCCACCGCCACACCCTTCACCTTCGCCTACGCTGCCGTCCTCGTCGTCACCTCGCTGGTCGCGGAGTACGCGAGCCCCTCGCTCGTACACGCGCTGCACCAGGCGTCCAGCACGGACGTCGCACACCTCGTACGGACCCCGGTGCTGGTGCTGATCGCCAGCGCCCTCTGGATCGCGGGCGGGATGTTCTCCCCGTACGCGATCGGGTTCCTGCTCGTCCTCACCGCGCTGGAACGGCGCATCGGCGGTGCCCGGACCGCCGGTGTCTTCCTGCTCGGGCATGTGATCGCCACACTCGCCACCGAAGTCCCCGTCGGGCTCGCGGTGTTGGCCGGACAGCTGCCCGACAGCTCCCTGCACCGCCTCGACTACGGCGTCAGCTTCGGCGTCGCCGCGAGCGTCGGGGCGCTCGCCGGGCTGCTGACCCCCTGGCTGCGCTGGCCGCTGCTGATCACCTTCGGCGGGATGCTCGTCGCCGACCTGATCGCTTTCACCGACCCGATGACGAACTGGGGGCATGTGATGTCCCTGGCGATCGGGGTCGCGGCCTGGCCGTTGGTGCGGCGCCGACGGCGAGCCCGCGGCCGGTCCTCGGGATGGGCCCGGCTTCAATCGCCGCCGTCCCCCACCACGGCCGAGTAG
- a CDS encoding TetR/AcrR family transcriptional regulator translates to MVQNQSPSQRPKGRAVPEPEGRAVPEGKTPATARGTYAVGDERRLRILDAAVEHFAQWGFHASSLARIAKDVGITQGGLLHHFRSKEDLLVSVLRRSEEHDAEKYFAVEAHSATEFFAALVELAEYNSRRPGRTKMFNVLLAEAGDPGHPAHAFFVKRYAELVELTSDAIHQAVGTGELKPGTDGVALAQEFAAVMDGIQLQWALDPQGVDMGARLRTYLDRLLRSITSSGAGLPAEPA, encoded by the coding sequence ATGGTGCAGAACCAGAGCCCGAGCCAGAGGCCGAAGGGGCGTGCGGTGCCGGAGCCGGAGGGGCGTGCGGTGCCGGAGGGGAAAACCCCGGCCACCGCCCGGGGCACGTACGCCGTGGGCGACGAACGCCGGCTGCGCATCCTCGACGCCGCAGTCGAGCACTTCGCGCAATGGGGCTTCCACGCCTCCTCCCTGGCCCGGATCGCCAAGGACGTCGGCATCACCCAGGGCGGGCTGCTGCACCACTTCCGCAGCAAGGAGGACCTGCTCGTCTCGGTGCTGCGGCGCAGCGAGGAGCACGACGCCGAGAAGTACTTCGCAGTCGAGGCCCACTCCGCCACCGAGTTCTTCGCGGCGCTGGTGGAACTCGCCGAGTACAACAGCAGGCGCCCCGGCCGCACCAAGATGTTCAACGTGCTGCTCGCCGAGGCCGGCGATCCGGGGCACCCCGCCCACGCGTTCTTCGTGAAGCGGTACGCCGAGCTCGTCGAGCTCACCTCCGACGCGATCCACCAGGCCGTCGGGACCGGCGAACTGAAGCCCGGCACCGACGGGGTGGCGCTGGCCCAGGAGTTCGCCGCGGTCATGGACGGCATCCAGCTCCAGTGGGCCCTCGACCCCCAGGGCGTCGACATGGGCGCCCGCCTGCGGACGTATCTGGACCGGCTGCTGCGCTCGATCACCTCCTCGGGCGCGGGGCTGCCCGCCGAACCGGCGTGA
- a CDS encoding MFS transporter, translated as MAVTPDASLGARSPEFPSQDAPSPEAPANAPAKLVAGLAFAQFGAYLAVLTPVMVTLALRVSQIVPEADRGAALGQVLSVGALLAMLGNPVFGALSDRTTSRFGRRRPWLIGGMAAGVAGLLVVALGSSVPTLMLGWALAQLGINAALAALTSCVPDLIPPHQQARVSAICGICTSLSMIGGSALAQVFSGSMALAFLVPGVIGLAAVATLAAVMKDRPARVGAFEPYSVKEFLRSFWVNPRRHPDFAWNFAGRFLVYTGAACVTSYQVYFLMDRLGYDDDQVTGKVLVGTLVMVTATAAGSLLGGQLSDRSGRRKPYVLGASLVMAVSLAMIASAESFGMYVAALVVFGVGNGLYLSVDMALAAAVLPNPDESAKDMGVLNIGNALPQSLVPIVAPGLLAIGGGSGNYGALFLFGAVAAMLGAFAVQFIRSVK; from the coding sequence ATGGCCGTCACTCCCGACGCCTCGCTCGGTGCCCGCTCGCCCGAGTTCCCCTCGCAGGACGCGCCTTCCCCCGAGGCCCCCGCGAACGCCCCCGCCAAGCTGGTCGCCGGCCTCGCCTTCGCCCAGTTCGGCGCCTACCTCGCCGTCCTCACCCCCGTGATGGTGACCCTCGCCCTGCGGGTCAGCCAGATCGTGCCGGAGGCGGACCGCGGCGCCGCCCTCGGCCAGGTGCTGTCCGTCGGCGCGCTGCTCGCGATGCTCGGCAACCCGGTCTTCGGAGCCCTCTCCGACCGCACCACCAGCCGTTTCGGCCGCCGCCGCCCCTGGCTGATCGGCGGTATGGCCGCCGGGGTCGCCGGCCTCCTGGTGGTGGCGCTCGGCAGCAGCGTGCCGACCCTGATGCTCGGCTGGGCGCTCGCGCAGCTCGGTATCAACGCCGCCCTGGCCGCGCTGACCTCCTGCGTCCCGGACCTGATCCCGCCGCACCAGCAGGCCCGGGTCTCCGCGATCTGCGGCATCTGCACCTCGCTGTCGATGATCGGGGGCTCGGCCCTCGCCCAGGTGTTCAGCGGCTCGATGGCCCTCGCCTTCCTGGTCCCCGGCGTCATCGGCCTCGCCGCCGTCGCCACCCTGGCCGCCGTGATGAAGGACCGCCCGGCCCGCGTCGGCGCCTTCGAGCCGTACAGCGTCAAGGAGTTCCTGCGCAGCTTCTGGGTCAACCCGCGCAGGCACCCGGACTTCGCCTGGAACTTCGCCGGCCGCTTCCTCGTCTACACCGGCGCCGCCTGCGTCACCAGCTACCAGGTCTACTTTCTGATGGACCGCCTCGGCTACGACGACGACCAGGTCACCGGCAAGGTCCTCGTCGGCACCCTCGTCATGGTCACCGCCACCGCGGCGGGCTCACTCCTCGGCGGCCAGCTCTCCGACAGGTCCGGCCGCCGCAAGCCGTACGTGCTCGGCGCCTCGCTCGTCATGGCGGTCAGCCTGGCGATGATCGCCTCCGCCGAGTCCTTCGGGATGTACGTCGCCGCCCTGGTCGTCTTCGGTGTCGGCAACGGTCTCTATCTCTCTGTCGACATGGCGCTCGCCGCCGCGGTCCTCCCGAATCCCGACGAGTCCGCCAAGGACATGGGCGTCCTCAACATCGGCAACGCCCTCCCCCAGTCCCTCGTCCCCATCGTCGCCCCCGGCCTCCTCGCGATCGGCGGCGGCAGCGGCAACTACGGGGCGCTGTTCCTCTTCGGTGCGGTCGCCGCCATGCTGGGCGCCTTCGCCGTCCAGTTCATCCGCTCGGTCAAGTAA
- a CDS encoding glycoside hydrolase family 3 protein, giving the protein MTTPKYRDPNRPVDERVEDLLTRMTLEEKAGQLFHAMLTMNPDGTLVTDTTANPFVSHSTTDLVEGLRLSHFNLLGQHGVRETAEWVNRLQELAASTRLGIPVTLSTDPRHAFTDNPGASFNSGAFSAWPEPLGLAAIGDPELVEKFGDTVRREYLAVGFRVALHPQIDLATEPRWSRQSGTFGSSADTTSELVRAYVRGLQGPVLGPESVAAMVKHFPGGGPQKDGEDPHFAHGKEQVYPGGLRDYHLAPFKAAVEAGCSQMMPYYGQPVGTDWEEVGFGFNRDVLTGLLRERLGFQGVICTDWGLLSDASILGEMFPARAWGVEHLTVAERAAKALDAGSDQFGGEQCPEVIVELVRSGRITEARIDESVRRLLREKFVLGLFENPYVDPDRAEEVVGAREFTALGEAAQRRSLTVLTNRSLLPLTDRPNLYVRGVSEQVASAYGNIVADPVHADLAILRLRTPHEQRPGVFESFFHSGSLAFPEDELKDILRLLDATPTLVCVNLERPAVIPEIAEKAAALVADFGASDTALLDVAFGRARAEGRLPFELPRSMAAVEASRPDVPNDTEDPVFAYGHGLEL; this is encoded by the coding sequence ATGACGACCCCCAAGTACCGCGATCCGAACCGGCCCGTCGACGAGCGTGTCGAGGACCTCCTGACCCGCATGACCCTGGAGGAGAAGGCGGGCCAGCTCTTCCACGCGATGCTGACGATGAACCCCGACGGAACCCTCGTCACCGACACGACGGCCAACCCCTTCGTCAGCCACAGCACCACCGACCTGGTCGAGGGCCTGCGCCTGAGCCACTTCAACCTGCTCGGCCAGCACGGCGTGCGGGAGACGGCCGAGTGGGTCAACCGGCTCCAGGAGCTGGCGGCGAGCACCCGTCTGGGCATCCCCGTCACCCTGTCCACCGACCCGCGCCACGCCTTCACCGACAACCCGGGCGCCTCCTTCAACTCCGGTGCCTTCTCGGCCTGGCCCGAGCCGCTGGGCCTCGCCGCGATCGGCGACCCGGAGCTGGTGGAGAAGTTCGGCGACACCGTCCGCCGCGAGTACCTGGCGGTGGGCTTCCGGGTCGCGCTGCACCCGCAGATCGACCTGGCCACCGAGCCGCGCTGGTCCCGCCAGTCCGGCACCTTCGGCTCGTCCGCCGACACCACCAGCGAGCTCGTACGGGCGTACGTACGCGGTCTGCAGGGCCCGGTGCTCGGCCCCGAGTCCGTCGCCGCCATGGTCAAACACTTCCCCGGCGGCGGCCCGCAGAAGGACGGCGAGGACCCGCACTTCGCGCACGGCAAGGAGCAGGTCTACCCGGGCGGTCTGCGCGACTACCACCTGGCGCCCTTCAAGGCGGCCGTCGAGGCCGGGTGCTCGCAGATGATGCCGTACTACGGCCAGCCCGTCGGCACGGACTGGGAGGAGGTCGGCTTCGGCTTCAACCGCGACGTCCTGACCGGCCTGTTGCGCGAGCGGCTCGGCTTCCAGGGCGTCATCTGCACCGACTGGGGGCTGCTCAGCGATGCGTCGATCCTCGGCGAGATGTTCCCGGCCCGCGCCTGGGGCGTCGAGCACCTGACCGTCGCCGAGCGCGCGGCGAAGGCGCTGGACGCGGGCTCCGACCAGTTCGGCGGCGAGCAGTGCCCCGAGGTGATCGTGGAGCTGGTCCGCTCGGGCCGGATCACCGAGGCGCGCATTGATGAATCGGTACGTCGACTTCTGCGCGAGAAGTTCGTGCTCGGCCTCTTCGAGAACCCGTACGTCGACCCCGACCGGGCCGAGGAGGTCGTCGGCGCACGTGAGTTCACCGCACTCGGCGAGGCCGCCCAGCGACGCTCGCTCACCGTCCTGACCAACCGGTCCCTGCTGCCGCTGACCGACCGCCCCAACCTGTACGTGCGGGGCGTCTCCGAGCAGGTCGCCTCCGCGTACGGCAATATCGTCGCCGACCCCGTCCACGCGGACCTCGCGATCCTGCGCCTGCGCACCCCGCACGAGCAGCGGCCCGGCGTCTTCGAGTCCTTCTTCCACTCCGGCTCGCTCGCCTTCCCCGAGGACGAGCTGAAGGACATCCTGCGACTCCTGGACGCGACGCCCACGTTGGTGTGCGTCAACCTCGAACGGCCCGCCGTAATCCCCGAGATCGCCGAGAAGGCGGCCGCGCTGGTCGCCGACTTCGGCGCGAGCGACACGGCGCTGCTCGACGTCGCCTTCGGACGCGCCCGCGCCGAGGGCCGGCTCCCCTTCGAACTCCCGCGCTCGATGGCGGCGGTCGAGGCCTCCCGCCCGGACGTGCCCAACGACACCGAGGACCCGGTGTTCGCGTACGGGCACGGGCTGGAGCTCTAG
- a CDS encoding spermidine synthase, producing the protein MTASYDIPVVIDRREGPYGEVVLRRHGALLQIISNGCFLMDTSDGRSERLLVDAAYGALDGRAEPSVLIGGLGVGFSLAHAASDPRWGRITVVEREPAVIDWHLGGPLAALSAEALADPRTEIVAADLLAYVNEICDTYDALCLDIDNGPAWTVTEGNGSLYSKAGIASCARALRPGGVLAVWSAQPSPEFEGTLRNAGFKRVRTEEIPVARGVPDVVHLAVRPG; encoded by the coding sequence ATGACTGCCTCGTACGACATCCCTGTGGTCATCGACCGTCGCGAGGGCCCGTACGGCGAGGTCGTGCTGCGGCGCCACGGTGCGCTGTTGCAGATCATCTCCAACGGGTGCTTCCTGATGGACACTTCCGACGGCCGCTCCGAACGGCTGCTCGTCGACGCCGCGTACGGCGCGCTGGACGGACGGGCGGAACCGAGTGTGCTGATCGGCGGCCTCGGTGTCGGGTTCTCGCTCGCGCACGCGGCCTCGGATCCGCGCTGGGGGCGCATCACCGTCGTGGAGCGCGAGCCTGCCGTCATCGACTGGCACCTGGGCGGACCGCTGGCCGCACTGTCCGCCGAGGCGCTCGCCGACCCCCGTACGGAGATCGTCGCAGCGGATCTGCTCGCCTACGTCAATGAGATCTGCGACACATATGACGCGCTGTGCCTCGACATCGACAACGGGCCCGCCTGGACGGTCACTGAGGGCAACGGAAGCCTCTACTCGAAGGCCGGAATCGCAAGCTGTGCAAGGGCGTTGAGGCCCGGAGGGGTACTCGCGGTATGGTCGGCGCAACCCTCTCCGGAATTTGAAGGAACCCTCCGGAATGCCGGGTTCAAGCGGGTGCGTACCGAAGAGATCCCGGTTGCCCGGGGCGTTCCGGACGTCGTGCACCTCGCGGTCAGACCTGGATAG
- a CDS encoding response regulator transcription factor → MEQTHTSQNGAAATPGAQRRVLVVEDDPTIVDAIAARLRAEGFLVQTAGDGPAAVDTAEAWQPDLLILDIMLPGFDGLEVCRRVQAQRPVPVLMLTARDDETDMLVGLGVGADDYMTKPFSMRELAARVHVLLRRVERAVVAASTPRSGILRLGELEIDHAQRRVRVRSEDVHLTPTEFDLLVCLANTPRAVLSREQLLAEVWDWADASGTRTVDSHIKALRRKIGAERIRTVHGVGYALETPTP, encoded by the coding sequence ATGGAGCAGACACACACCTCCCAAAACGGCGCGGCGGCAACGCCCGGCGCTCAACGACGGGTCCTGGTCGTCGAGGACGACCCGACGATCGTCGACGCCATCGCGGCACGTCTGCGCGCCGAGGGATTCCTGGTGCAAACCGCGGGCGACGGCCCTGCCGCCGTCGACACCGCCGAGGCCTGGCAGCCCGATCTGCTGATCCTCGACATCATGCTGCCCGGCTTCGACGGGCTGGAGGTCTGCCGCCGCGTGCAGGCCCAGCGCCCGGTGCCGGTGCTGATGCTCACGGCGCGCGACGACGAGACCGACATGCTGGTCGGTCTGGGCGTCGGCGCCGACGACTACATGACGAAACCGTTCTCCATGCGCGAGCTGGCCGCCCGCGTGCATGTCCTGCTGCGCCGGGTGGAGCGCGCCGTAGTGGCCGCCTCGACACCGCGCAGCGGGATCCTCAGGCTCGGCGAGCTGGAGATCGACCACGCGCAGCGCCGGGTACGGGTGCGCTCGGAGGACGTGCATCTCACGCCCACCGAGTTCGACCTCCTGGTGTGCCTCGCGAACACCCCGCGGGCCGTACTCTCGCGTGAGCAGCTGCTCGCCGAGGTCTGGGACTGGGCGGACGCGTCCGGGACGCGGACCGTGGACAGCCACATCAAGGCACTGCGCCGGAAGATCGGCGCCGAGCGGATCCGTACGGTCCACGGCGTGGGCTACGCCCTGGAGACCCCGACTCCCTGA